In one Pseudomonas sp. 31-12 genomic region, the following are encoded:
- a CDS encoding class III extradiol ring-cleavage dioxygenase, translated as MFPSLYISHGSPMLALEPGASGPALARLAAEMPKPKAIVIVSAHWESNDLLVSGNPRPETWHDFGGFPKALFEVQYPAPGDPQLAAEVVEHLKADGLPARIDAERPFDHGVWVPLSLMYPQADIPVVQVSLPTRGGPVLQTRVGHALASLREHGVLLIGSGSITHNLRELDWHAGPESVEPWAKTFRDWMIEKLAANDELALHDYRQQAPNAVRNHPSDEHLLPLYFARGAGGEFSVAHQGFTMGALGMDIYRFG; from the coding sequence ATGTTCCCCAGCCTTTACATATCCCATGGCTCGCCCATGTTGGCACTGGAACCGGGTGCCAGCGGGCCCGCCCTCGCGCGGCTCGCTGCAGAAATGCCGAAACCGAAAGCCATCGTGATTGTCTCTGCGCACTGGGAAAGTAACGACTTGCTGGTCAGCGGCAATCCCCGTCCTGAGACGTGGCATGACTTCGGTGGCTTTCCCAAGGCTTTGTTCGAGGTGCAATATCCGGCGCCGGGCGATCCGCAACTGGCGGCGGAAGTTGTCGAACATTTGAAAGCCGACGGCCTGCCTGCACGCATTGATGCCGAGCGGCCCTTCGATCACGGAGTCTGGGTGCCGTTGTCATTGATGTATCCGCAGGCGGACATCCCGGTGGTGCAAGTCTCGCTACCCACCCGTGGCGGCCCTGTCCTGCAAACCCGGGTCGGCCATGCCCTCGCCAGCTTGCGCGAACACGGCGTGTTGTTGATCGGGTCTGGCAGCATCACCCACAACCTGCGTGAACTGGACTGGCACGCCGGCCCGGAAAGCGTCGAACCGTGGGCCAAGACGTTTCGCGACTGGATGATCGAAAAACTCGCGGCCAACGATGAACTCGCGCTGCACGATTATCGCCAGCAGGCGCCGAATGCGGTGCGCAACCATCCCAGCGATGAGCATTTGCTGCCGTTGTACTTTGCTCGCGGGGCTGGCGGTGAGTTCAGCGTTGCCCATCAGGGTTTCACCATGGGTGCGCTGGGGATGGATATCTACCGTTTTGGCTGA
- a CDS encoding DEAD/DEAH box helicase — MTQETGGFAAFNLNPNILAAVIATGYEEPSAIQQQSIPIIMAGHDMIGQAQTGTGKTAAFALPILHRIDPAKREPQALILAPTRELALQVATAFETYAKQMPGVTVVAVYGGAPMGPQLKAIRNGAQIVVATPGRLCDHLRRDEKVLSTVNHLVLDEADEMLKLGFMDDLEVIFKALPPTRQTVLFSATLPQSIRAIAERHLRDPQHVKIQTKTQTVTAIEQAHLLVHADQKTSAVLSLLEVEDFDALIMFVRTKQATLDLASALEAKGYKAAALNGDIAQNQRERVIESLKDGRLDIVVATDVAARGLDVPRITHVFNVDMPYDPESYVHRIGRTGRAGREGRALLLVTPRERRMLQVIERVTGQKVAEVRLPDAQAVLDARIKKLTNSLSPLVGDAESTHGELLDRLTADIGCTPRALAAALLRKATNAQALTLAAIEKERPLVPNNAPRGDRPERTGDRPDRGDRERRAPVPLAEGRARCRTALGARDGIAAKNLLGAILNEGGLAREAIGRIQVRDSFSLVELPEDGLERLLTKLKDTRVAGKQLKLRRYRED, encoded by the coding sequence ATGACCCAGGAAACCGGCGGCTTCGCCGCTTTTAATCTTAATCCGAATATTCTTGCAGCCGTCATCGCGACTGGCTACGAAGAGCCTTCGGCTATTCAGCAGCAATCGATCCCGATCATCATGGCCGGCCACGACATGATTGGCCAGGCGCAAACCGGTACCGGTAAAACCGCCGCGTTCGCTCTGCCAATCCTGCACCGCATCGATCCTGCCAAGCGCGAGCCGCAAGCCCTGATCCTGGCGCCAACCCGTGAGTTGGCGCTGCAAGTAGCAACCGCTTTCGAAACCTACGCCAAGCAAATGCCGGGCGTTACCGTTGTGGCCGTTTACGGCGGCGCCCCGATGGGCCCACAACTGAAAGCAATCCGTAATGGCGCACAGATCGTTGTCGCCACGCCGGGCCGTCTGTGCGACCACCTGCGTCGTGACGAAAAAGTCCTGTCGACCGTGAACCACCTGGTTCTCGACGAAGCGGACGAAATGCTCAAACTGGGTTTCATGGACGACCTCGAAGTTATCTTCAAGGCTCTGCCGCCAACCCGTCAGACCGTATTGTTCTCGGCCACCCTGCCTCAGTCGATCCGTGCCATTGCTGAACGCCATCTGCGCGATCCGCAACACGTGAAGATCCAGACCAAGACTCAGACCGTTACCGCGATCGAACAGGCTCACCTGTTGGTTCACGCTGACCAGAAGACCTCGGCTGTATTGAGCCTGCTGGAAGTGGAAGACTTCGACGCCCTGATCATGTTCGTGCGTACCAAGCAAGCGACCCTGGACCTGGCCAGTGCCCTGGAAGCCAAAGGCTACAAAGCCGCTGCGCTGAACGGTGACATTGCTCAGAACCAGCGTGAGCGCGTAATCGAATCCCTCAAGGATGGCCGTCTGGACATCGTTGTGGCGACTGACGTTGCTGCCCGTGGCCTGGACGTTCCGCGCATCACTCACGTGTTCAACGTTGACATGCCTTACGATCCTGAGTCCTACGTTCACCGTATCGGCCGTACTGGCCGTGCCGGTCGCGAAGGTCGTGCACTGCTGCTGGTGACTCCGCGTGAGCGCCGCATGCTGCAAGTGATCGAGCGTGTAACCGGTCAGAAAGTTGCTGAAGTTCGCCTGCCGGACGCCCAGGCTGTTCTCGATGCCCGCATCAAGAAACTGACCAACAGCCTGTCGCCGCTGGTTGGTGATGCCGAGTCGACTCACGGTGAACTGCTGGATCGCCTGACTGCCGACATCGGCTGCACCCCGCGTGCACTGGCCGCTGCTCTGCTGCGCAAGGCAACCAACGCTCAAGCGCTGACTCTGGCTGCAATCGAGAAAGAACGTCCACTGGTGCCGAACAACGCACCGCGTGGCGATCGTCCAGAGCGTACCGGTGACCGTCCGGACCGTGGTGATCGTGAGCGTCGTGCTCCGGTTCCATTGGCTGAAGGTCGTGCTCGTTGCCGTACCGCGCTGGGTGCGCGTGATGGTATCGCTGCCAAGAACCTGCTGGGCGCCATCCTCAACGAAGGTGGCTTGGCTCGCGAAGCAATCGGTCGCATCCAGGTGCGTGACAGCTTCAGCCTCGTCGAGCTGCCGGAAGATGGTCTGGAGCGTCTGCTGACCAAGCTGAAGGACACTCGCGTTGCCGGTAAGCAGTTGAAGCTGCGTCGCTACCGCGAAGATTGA